The Canis lupus familiaris isolate Mischka breed German Shepherd chromosome 1, alternate assembly UU_Cfam_GSD_1.0, whole genome shotgun sequence DNA window AATGTGGTGCAGGAACATGGAGAGGGGAACACACTGGAGGCCAACAGAGACTACGTGGTAAATCCCAGGATAAGGACCTCCAGGACCACCCCTAGACTCTGTAGCCTCTGAGGACAGAACTAGGCGAAGAGGGAGGTCCTAGGTGAAGGAAGATGACTTGAGTAGCTGGAGAACCAGTGAccgaagaaaaaaacccaaaaatctaCCATAtaaccccctacccccacccaatCAGGGACAGGCCCCATCCTCACTTGTAATCAAAGTAGTAGCATTTGAGCTGGGCCATGTAGCGCTCGAAGGAGGGGATGTCCTTGCGCAGGATGCTCCACTGGGCCCCAATCTCCAGAATGTCACCTGTGAGTGACAGAGCAAGTTCTTAGGAGGTGCCCAAGTCCCTTCCCAACCACCACTCCTGGTGGTCATCCCATCACCCCCCACCAGCCCCAAAGACACTCACGGGCCAGAATGAGCTGCTGTTTGGTCAGTTTGGTCCCTGTGGTTGGCAAGAAGTTGAGTTCCAGCAGAACCAGCTGAcaggagagcaggggaggaaggaaagaaagaagacaggacCTCAAGAACAGGTTACTCACCTTTGCTAAGCTTTAAGTTTTCCCACCTAGGAAATGGAACTAATCATCATCCCTGACTCAAAGCTGTTATGAGTTTTAAAGGAGTCAGTCCTCAGAAAGCGCTCAGAACAGGGCCTGGGCACACTGAGTGCCCATTCCCGATGACCTCATGTTACAATTATTAATAGCCCCACTGGGTAAACAGCAGACACACACCATGCCTGAAGATGCTAGCATCTTCAGTTCCTGGAGTATCTTTTCCACACGCTATTGGGTTGGGCCCAACTACACCTCCCATCCACCCCCAAATCTACACCTGGGAGGAAAGGGAGCTACCATCCATCCCCCAGTTGCCCAGCCCACACATCACTTATCAGACACAGGGACTTAGCTCAGCCCACAATACTTGTACTCTTTTCCAAACACGTTTGGTCTGAAACACCCTGAGCACCATTCTGGTCCCCAAAATTCGGCTGCCCCCCCCCATGTGCCCCTAAGCCCCAGATCTCTCAGACCCTGATCTGGTCTGATCTGGTCTGGCCTAACCACACAATCCTTCATCTCagccttctttctttcatcattctGTCCAGTCCTCACTCCCCACTTGTTCTCGTCAAGAACCCCCCATCGGAAAAACTCCCAACACTCCCGTCCTGCCGCTCCGGCCAGCTAGGCCTCCCCAAACACCAAAACTTTAACCCCTCCCTCGGCTGTGCCTCAACATTTCCAACACTGCCCGGCCCCCCGTCGCCCCCCGCGGGGCGTGTGTGATCCCTCCCAAGCCCCTCTCACTTCTTCACCCCTCTAAGCCCGCACTTTGGCGGTTCCGAATCCTCCCCCCTACGGGatcccccggcccgccccggtcTCGCCCGCGGCCGGGAACTCGGCTAGGTCTAGACCCCTCGTAGCCGCCCCCGCCGAGCCCTACCTTGAGACGGCCCAGCTCTTCACCGCACTTGCTAAGATTGGGGCTTTTACGGTTCCACTCGCCCTTAAGTTGCTCGTACATGCCGGCCGCGACCTGCAGGACTGCGCCCGAGGCCGCCGCAGGGCCCGAGCCCGAGGCGCCCGGCGCCCCGTTCACCGCCGTGGCCGCCATCTTCCGTGATGCGGCAAACCTCCGGCCCGCCTTACGGCAGCGACGCCGACAGACGCTCACCCGGCGGAAGTGGGGCCGGGAGGTGGAGCCcagcgccgggggcggggctacGGCTGCAGGCCTCCGCCCGCCGCCGTTAGCGTTTAGTCGCTCTCGGGGAGGTGCCCTGGGAGTCCGGCCCTTAACGAACATGTCAGCAGAGCTCCGCCTCTGCTGTCACTCAAGATGGTGCCCGGAAGTCCGCTACTGCCCTAACTGAAAATGGCAGCGGTCGCAACGCCTCCCGTCCTCCCGGAACCAATATGGCTGCCCTGGCTTCAGCCTAGGCGTTCGCGATGGTACGTTCGTGCCTTCGAGGTTCCAACCTTAACAGGAGCTTCCCTAGGCCAAAAGGGGGCGGTAGCGGAGCCGTTTGGAAAGCTGTGCCATTATTTCCACTCTATAGACAGGCTTTGAAGACTGTGACTGCTGAGATTTGAACGTAGGGCTTTCTGTCTTAAATGCAGCGTCTGAACAGAGGgttcccatttttttaatctctattccTATCACACCTGCTTATTCaacatctcccttttttttcctcaaacccaattctctgccttttcctttaaaatgtcagCTCCACAAAAGCAGGgatatttatcaattttcctttttctgtattcCCAGCATGTGGTATATAGTCAATGAGTATTTGTtaactgactgaatgaatgaatatgtaaaATCACCTGTGTCtttaaagtgttcttttttttttaagattttttatttattcatgagagacacagaggagagagggagagagagagagagagaggcagagacccaagcagagagagaggcaggttccatgcagggagccccatgcgggactcgaccctgggtctctctaggccaaaggcaggcgctaaaccactgagccacccagggattgattcccattttttaaagtttttaaacaaaaaaactgagtcctgggacgcctgggtggctcagctgttcagcgcctgcctttggctcaggtcatgatcccggggtctggggatcgagtcccaccttttcatatctctcatgaaaaaataaataaaatcttttaaaaataataaataaagtggcTCTTGTGTTTTCTGTCATGCTTTGAAAGTTCTTCCCATgccaaagtaaaacaaatattctttaattttttttggtaaaacaaTTGTGTTTttccacatgtattttttttaaagatgtattcatttattcatgagagacacagacagagagagaaacagagacaggcagagggagaagcaggctcctcacagggagcccaatgcgggactcgatcttggatcctgggatcacgacctgagcagaaggcaggagcccaaccgctgagccacccaggcatccctccacgtgtaatttttattttatttatttatttatttatttatttatttatttatttatttatttatttatattttttattttttattttttttccacgtgtaatttttaattaatcttgAATTCACTTTTGCTATGGTGTAGGGATCTAAAATTTGATTTCATctttggggacctgggtggctcagtcggttcagcgaCCAACTGGATTtccgcttaggtcatgatctcaggatcctgagattgccctctgccttgggctcccggctcagcacagtctgtttgaaattctctctccccctctctctttgcctctctcccctcATCCACGGgcacactctctaaataaataatcttaaaatcttatttcACCTTCATAGTCAATTTTtccagaatcattttttaaataaactatcactttttaaccaaaatgaaagacattttttgTGTCATATTAAAACCTCTTTGCGGGCAGCCgggatagctcagcggtttaacgccaccttcagcccagggtgtgatcctagagaccagggatcggtccatgtagggctccctgcgtggagcctgcttctccctctgcctgtctctgcctctctctctctgtgtctctcatgaataaataagtaaaatcttaaaaaaaaaaaaaaaaagaaatcattgccaaatcaaATGTCAAGATTGTcaattgttttttagttttaggtcTTAAATTTATGAATCTGATccattttaaggtaatttttgtatatggtataaggtaGGGTTCTAATTTATTCTTGTGCATATGAATATCTGgatttcccagcatcatttgttggaAGGCATGTCCTTTCCCCATTAGATGATCTTGGCATCCTGGCCAAAAATCAACTGACTATATATGTAAAGGCTTATTTTCTCAGCTCTCTGTTCTATTatattggtctatatgtctgtctttgtgccagtatcacactgttttaattactgtagctttacagctttgaaattaggaagtataagccctccaactttgttcttctattTCAAGATAGTTTGGGCTATTTAGGGTCCTTTGAAATTCCATATCAGTTTTAGGATAGATTTCTTGATGTATGAAAAATTTGCCACTAGGATTTTGAGATTGATTTTGAATTCGTATATCACTTTGGGTCTTGTTATGAGCTGAGATCCCCTCaagatataaatgttaaaaaaaaggtaaaaaaaaaaagatataaatgttgaagccctgacctcccagtacctcagattgtgactgtatttggatatagggactttattttttttttaatttttatttatttatgatagtcacacacagatagagagagagaggcagagacacaggcagagggagaagcaggctccatgcaccgggagcccgacgtgggattcgatcccaggtctccaggatcgcgccctgggccaaaggcaggcgccaaactgctgcgccacccagggttcccggaTATAGGGACTTTAAAGAGGtgatgaagttaaaatgaggGCTATCAGGGTGGGCTGTAAGCCAGTCTGATAAgagtctttataagaagaggaaatttggggtgcctgggtgacttagttgctCAAGcatcctgtgatcaagccccacgtggggttccctgctcaatggggtgtctgcttctccctctcctcctgcctctgcctccttcccactcctcatccttgctctttctctctctctctctgtctctctggtaaaaaaaagtaaaaaatattttttattttttacacttaaaaaaaatatttacttgagagagagaatgctcacacgagcagggggaggagcagagggagagggagaaagtctgATGCAGGGAccgatcccaagatcctgggatcatgatctgagccaaaggcagacgctcaactgaatgagccactcaggtgccccagtaaaaaaaaaaaaaaaaaaaaaaaaaaaaatcttaaaaaaaagaggaaattgggatccctgggtggcgcagcggtttggcgcctgcctttggcccagggcgcgatcctggagatccaggatcgaatcccacgtcaggctcccggtgcatggaccctgcttctccctctgcctgtgtctctgcctctctctcactgtgtgcctatcatgaataaataaaaattaaaaaaaaagaggaaatttggacacacagagaCACTTCAGGGATGTGACCACACAGAGGAAGGATTATGTGAGAACACAGCAAAAGAGCAGCCATTGCCAGGCCAAGGAGACAGACCacagaaaccaaacctgctgacagTTTGATATTGAACTTCTAGGCTCCAGAATTGtaggaaaataaatctctgttgtggAAGTTACCCAATCCATGGTGTTTTGTGATGACAGCCCTAGCAAATGAATACAAGCAGAACTATCATCTTAACAAAACTAAGTTTTCCAGTTCACAaatatgggatgtctttccatttgtttcagtgttaatttctttcagcagagttttgtggtttttatctctttgtacaaactttttttaagatttttttttctaaagattttatttatttattaatgagacacacacacagagaggcagagacacaggcagaggaagaagcaggctccatgcaaagagcccacccgacgtgggacttgattccgggactccaggatcattccccggggccaaagggaggtgctcaacccctgagccactcaggcatcccaattttttaaagattttatttttttaaattttatttatttatttatgatagtcacacagagagagagagagagagagagaggcagagacacaggcagagggagaagcaggctccatgcaccgggattcgatcctgggtctccaggatcgcgccctgggccaaaggcaggcgctaaaccgctgcaccacccagggttccccttaaagattttaaagtaatctctacacacccaacatggggcttaaactcacaaccctgagatcaagaggtgcatGCTCCATGGACCGAGTCAACCAAGCATCTCTGTACaaacttatttgtaaatattttattctttttgatgttgtGAATagtattgtggggttttttttttgaaatttccttttcagattgttcattagAAAGTGTTTCATTAGAAAGTGTGTAGAAATACAACTGgtttttgtgtgttgactttgCATATTGCAAGTTAGCTGAATTCACTTATGAGCTCTAacagtgtgggtgtgtgtgtgcgtgtgtgtttattctacatataaaatcttttttttttttaatttattcatagagatgcagagagagagagagagaggcagagacacaggcagagggagaagcaggctccatgcagggagcccgacgtgcgactccagggtctccaggatcacgccctgggctgcaggcggcgctaagccgctcagagcccgacgtgcgactccagggtctccaggatcacgccctgggctgcaggcggcgctaagccgctcagccaccggggctgccctctacatATAAAATCTTATCATCTACAGAGATCATTTcaattcttcctttctaaattgggtgcctttattttcttcttcttgactAACTCATCTGGCTAGAAATTCCAATACTATGTTAATAGAGGTGGGCATCCTTgattgttcctgaccttaggggaaggCTTTCACTTTCACTACTGTGTATGATGTTAGCTTTGGGATTTGTATATATTGCCTTTACCCTGTTAAAGAAGTTCCCATTTAATCCTAGCCTATTGCAcgttttttattataaaagagtgttgagggatccctgggtggcgcagcgatttggcgcctgcctttggcccagggcgcgatcctggagacccgggatcgaatcccacatcgggctcccggtgcatgaagcctgcttctccctctgcctatgtctctgcctctctttctctctctgtgactatcataaataaataaaaattaaaaataaaataaaagagtgttgagttttgtcaatgttttttcctgcatcaattgagatgatcatggttttatttccttcactCTACTAATGTGATATATTACACTGATTGCTTTTTGTATGTTGAGTCTTACATTCCAAGGATTGCAatgataaatcccacttggtcttaGTGTATAATCCTTagaatgtgctgttgaatttggtttggtattgttttgttgaggattctctcatttatattcatgaaggatattggtCTTTAGTTTTCTTGTCTCGTGATGTCTTTGgctttgttataaaaatatgagggtaagaaaaaggaaatgttctcTATGATTTTTTGGAGGAGTCTGATAAGAATTAGTGATAATGTGTCTTtgaaagtttggtagaattcaccagtaaaaacATTTGGTCctagacttttctttgttggaacatttttttaaatattttttcatgggaaccctgggtggtgcagcggtttagcgcctgcctttggcccggggctcgatcctggagacccggaatcgaatcccacttcgggctcccggtgcatggagcctgcttctccctctgcctgtgtctctgcccccctctctctctctctctctgtgactatcatgaataaataaaaattaaaaaaaaattttttttaatattttttcaggaatctgtatacccaacatggggctcaaacttacaaacctgagatcaagagttacatgctctacgtGCTCTATTGACAGAACCGGCCAGGCACCTCTgttggaacattttaaaaattacagatttggaaaaataaaaaataaaaataaaaaaaataaaattacaaatttggggtgcctgagtggctcagtcagttaagtggcagattcttgatttcagctcaggtcatgatctcagactccGCTAGGCACAAAGTCAGcttgtcttcctttccctctgccctgccctccaaatgcatattctctctctctctctctctctctctctctctctatatatatatatatatatatatatatatatatatataatataatatctatatatatataatatctatatatatataataaatctttttaaaaattacagattctgggtgcttgagtggctcaatggttgaacatctgccttcagctcagggcgtgatcctgaggtcctgggatcaagtcccatatcgggttccccacagggagtttgcttctccctctacttctctgcctctgagtgtctttcatgaataaaatcttttttaaaaattacagattcAATCTCCTTACCTGTTCTAGAtatactcagattttctatttcttcttgagtcagttttggtagtttttatgttttttattttatttatttaagattttatttatttactcacgagggacagagagagagaggcagagacacaggcagagggaggctccatgcagggagcccgatgtgggactcgatcctgggtctccagaatcaggccctgggctgaaggcagcactaaaccgctgagccaccagggctgcccaggttttatgtttttcagaaatttttaatttttttaaaaaatattttttttaatttttattttttttatttttttatttttttattttttttattggtgttcaatttactaacatacagaataacacccagtgcccatcacccattcactcccaccccccgccctcctccccttctaccacccctagttcgtttcccagagttagcagtctttacgttctgtctccctttctgatatttcccacacatttcttctcccttcccttattttccctttcactattatttatattccccaaatgaatgagaacatataatgtttgtccttctccgactgacttacttcactcagcataataccctccagttccatccacgttgaagcaaatggtgggtatttgtcatttctaatagctgagtaatattccattgtatacataaaccacatcttctttatccattcatctttcgttggacaccgaggctccttccacagtttggctatcgtggccattgctgctataaacatcggggtgcaggtgtcccggcgtttcattgcatttgtatctttggggtaaatccccaacagtgcaattgctgggtcgtagggcaggtatatttttaactgtttgaggaacctccacacagttttccagagtggctgcaccagttcacattcccaccaacagtgtaagagggttcccttttctccgcatcctctccaacatttgtggtttcctgccttgttaattttccccattctcactggtgtgaggtggtatctcattgtagttttgatttgtatttccctgatggcaagtgatgcagagcattttctcatatgcatgttggccatgtctatgtcttcctctgtgagatttctgttcatgtcttttgcccatttcatgattggattgtttgtttctttggtgttgagtttaataagttctttatagatcttggaaactagccttttatctgatatgtcatttgcaaatatcttctcccattctgtaggttgtctcttagttttgttgactgtatcctttgctgtgcaaaagcttcttatcttgatgaagtcccaatagttcatttttgcttttgtttcttttgccttcgtggatgtatcttgcaagaagttactatggccgagttcaaaaagggtgttgcctgtgttcttctctaggattttgatggaatcttgtctcacatttagatctttcatccattttgagtttatctttgtgtatggtgaaagagagtggtctagtttcattcttctgcatgtggatgtccaattttcccagcaccatttattgaagagactgtctttcttccaatggatagtctttcctcctttatcgaatattagttgcccataaagttcagggtccacttctggattctctattctgttccactgatctatgtgtctgtttttgtgccagtaccacactgtcttgatgaccacagctttgtagtacaacctgaaatctggcattgtgatgcccccagatatggttttcttttttaaaattcccctgcctattcggggtcttttctgattccacacaaatcttaaaataatttgttctctctgaagaaagtccatggtattttgatagggattgcattaaacgtgtatattgccctgggtaacattgacattttcacaatattaattctgccaatccatgagcatggaatatttttccatctctttgtgtcttcctcaatttctttcagaagtgttctatagttttgagggtatagatcctttacatctttggtgaggtttattcctaggtatcttatgcttttgggtgctaatttttttaaaaaatattttgagagaaagagatgagagtgagtgagagagagaaaaggtgcaggggatgggggtggagcagaggaagattgagcagggagcctgatgcctggCTGGATctgggaactctgggatcatgacctgagctgaaagtagatgcttaaccaactgagccacccaggcatcccagaaatttttcatttcatctaggttattcCATTTGTTGGTATACAGTTGTTCATAGCATGctcttacaattattttttccaaaaaaagtagatcatttttaatccaatcttccaatctctgccttttaatagGATACTTTAACccaatatttttagttttattaagaCATTTTTTATGACCTAACATATcctctatcctggagaatgttccatgtgcttgagaagaaagtgtattctgCTGAAGAAAAGAGATCTGCCATGGACCGAATGTTTGtgtctccacctccctccctccctcattcatATGCTGACATCTAACCCCCAATGTAATGGTATTAAAAGATGGAGCCTTTGGGAACCCTCAAAATTGAATTAATGCCCTTATAAGAGACTCCAGAAACCTCCCTTACCTCTACCACCaactgaggacacagcaaaatgatgaccatctatgaaccaggaagcaggctcatggaatctgctggcaccttgatcttggactttcagcctccagaacagtcagaaataaatttctggggatgcctgggtggctcagtggttgagcatctgcctttggctcagggcatgatcccggggttctaggattgattcccacatcaggctccctacctggagcctgcttctccctctgtctgtgtctctgcctctctttcatgaataaataaaatctttttaaaaaataaattcgtTCTTTGTCACTCAGtttatggtattctgttatagcagcctgaacagactaagacaggaCACAACAGGGTattatcacattttccttatttgcaattaattttgttgatgggtCTTTCCTGCTGACTGTTGTGCCATATTGCTTGACcatccctcacctccctcctgaATCCCAGATCGGACATTCCTGAAGCCTCTTGGATGGCCTCCTCCAGAAGTCTCTCAGACCTCCCACACTTGCCATGACGCCAAAGGCCTCAGTCAGTCCCCCAAACTCTCGCCTTCTCCCTGGTCTTCAGGGACAGCCTCTTTGTCCCTCGGTCTGCAGGGCAGAGCCTggactgactttctttctttctttctctttctttctttctttctttctttctttctttctttctttctttctttctttctttctttctttctttcttctttcttcttctttctttctttctttctttctttcttt harbors:
- the PSMD8 gene encoding 26S proteasome non-ATPase regulatory subunit 8, whose product is MFVKGRTPRAPPRERLNANGGGRRPAAVAPPPALGSTSRPHFRRVSVCRRRCRKAGRRFAASRKMAATAVNGAPGASGSGPAAASGAVLQVAAGMYEQLKGEWNRKSPNLSKCGEELGRLKLVLLELNFLPTTGTKLTKQQLILARDILEIGAQWSILRKDIPSFERYMAQLKCYYFDYKEQLPESAYMHQLLGLNLLFLLSQNRVAEFHTELERLPAKDIQTNVYIKHPVSLEQYLMEGSYNKVFLAKGNIPAESYTFFIDILLDTIRDEIAGCIEKAYEKILFTEATRILFFNTPKKMTDYAKKRGWVLGLNNYYSFASQQQKPEDTTIPSTELAKQVIEYARQLEMIV